The following are encoded in a window of Solibacillus sp. FSL R7-0668 genomic DNA:
- the ltrA gene encoding group II intron reverse transcriptase/maturase, giving the protein MVVKVLTDTANEKVLKRQSLRNNEYYGMQQTFDKLYKDSQINKKFKNLYELIVNRENILLAYRNIKKNKGSFTKGVNESTIITIGEEEPEKLVRYVRTRMENFIPHKIRRKEIPKANGGVRPLGIPTIEDRIIQQCIKQVLEPICEAKFHHHSYGFRPNRGTLHAYSRAVTLANINKLHYVVDIDIKGFFDNVNHGKLLKQMWSMGIQDKKVISIISKLLKAEIVGIGKPERGTPQGGILSPLLSNIVLNELDWWISDQWETFETDKDYERERIIGGKKRLDRTAKYRALKSTNLKEMFIVRYADDFKIFCRDHKSAFKIFEGVKKWLKERLHLDISKEKSKVINLRKNFSEFLGFKMKVTRNKEKHTVKSFMTEKAKENAKQKIKGHLKKVKKNTTASEVSKLNATILGLQNYYQQATMVSKDFSEIAFSVKRTLYNSLKFVSSENGELSKYYKTHYKDYLGKKKVFVARVAIFPIDGVKHKNPKNFTQEINNYTIEGRSLVHKTQKSVSEGIIRHLVKNPVINQSIEYNDNRISKYIAQKGICFVTGEPLLLNNMELHHKKPRALGGKDDYNNLVFITKMVHKLIHATKEETIEKYLQLERLTQECRDKVNKLRVMAGNEILV; this is encoded by the coding sequence ATGGTGGTGAAAGTGTTGACTGACACAGCAAACGAAAAAGTTTTGAAACGACAGTCTTTACGAAACAATGAGTATTACGGTATGCAACAAACCTTCGACAAGCTATATAAAGATAGTCAAATCAACAAGAAATTCAAAAATCTCTACGAACTGATAGTAAATAGAGAAAACATCTTACTAGCATACAGAAACATCAAGAAAAATAAAGGTTCATTTACGAAGGGTGTTAATGAGTCAACTATTATCACGATAGGTGAAGAAGAACCTGAAAAACTTGTGCGGTATGTTAGAACAAGAATGGAAAACTTTATTCCACACAAAATTAGAAGAAAAGAAATACCAAAAGCTAATGGAGGAGTTAGACCGTTGGGAATCCCAACAATCGAAGACCGAATTATACAACAATGTATTAAACAAGTTCTTGAACCGATATGTGAAGCGAAATTTCATCATCACAGTTATGGCTTTCGACCAAATAGAGGTACATTACACGCATATTCAAGGGCAGTTACATTAGCGAATATTAATAAGCTGCATTACGTGGTTGATATAGACATTAAAGGATTCTTTGATAACGTCAATCATGGAAAGCTATTAAAACAAATGTGGAGTATGGGGATTCAAGATAAGAAAGTAATCTCTATCATAAGCAAACTTTTGAAAGCGGAAATAGTGGGGATAGGAAAGCCAGAAAGAGGTACTCCACAAGGTGGTATTTTATCACCATTACTATCCAATATCGTTCTGAATGAGCTAGATTGGTGGATAAGTGACCAATGGGAAACTTTTGAAACGGATAAAGATTATGAAAGAGAACGAATCATAGGCGGAAAAAAGCGATTAGACAGAACTGCAAAGTACCGTGCTTTAAAAAGTACAAACTTAAAAGAAATGTTTATCGTACGCTATGCAGATGATTTCAAAATCTTTTGTCGTGACCATAAAAGTGCTTTCAAAATATTTGAAGGTGTAAAAAAGTGGTTAAAGGAACGATTGCATCTAGACATTAGCAAAGAAAAATCGAAGGTAATTAATTTAAGAAAAAACTTTTCAGAATTCCTTGGATTTAAAATGAAAGTAACAAGGAATAAAGAAAAACATACTGTAAAATCATTTATGACTGAAAAGGCAAAAGAAAATGCAAAACAAAAAATCAAGGGACATCTTAAAAAAGTTAAGAAAAATACCACTGCCTCTGAAGTTTCTAAGCTCAATGCGACGATATTAGGACTTCAAAATTATTATCAACAAGCGACAATGGTATCAAAGGATTTTAGTGAAATTGCATTCTCTGTCAAACGAACCTTATATAACAGCTTAAAATTTGTGTCATCCGAAAACGGGGAACTAAGTAAATATTACAAAACGCATTATAAAGACTATTTAGGTAAGAAGAAAGTTTTCGTAGCCCGAGTAGCCATTTTCCCGATTGATGGTGTCAAACACAAAAACCCGAAGAACTTTACGCAAGAAATAAATAACTACACGATTGAAGGTAGAAGTCTCGTACACAAAACACAAAAGTCAGTCTCAGAAGGAATTATTAGGCACTTAGTAAAAAATCCTGTAATCAATCAGAGCATTGAGTATAATGACAATCGCATCTCAAAATATATCGCTCAAAAGGGGATATGTTTCGTTACAGGTGAGCCACTTCTTCTAAATAATATGGAATTACATCATAAGAAGCCAAGAGCATTAGGTGGAAAAGATGATTATAACAATTTGGTTTTTATAACAAAAATGGTCCATAAACTGATTCACGCAACAAAAGAAGAGACGATTGAAAAATATCTTCAATTAGAAAGACTGACACAAGAATGTAGAGACAAAGTAAATAAACTTCGAGTTATGGCTGGAAATGAAATATTAGTTTAA